One Desulfobulbus propionicus DSM 2032 DNA segment encodes these proteins:
- the prfA gene encoding peptide chain release factor 1: protein MFDNLRDIDEKLGVLERQLADPQLVSDQQRYREIVREHANVAKIAELYAAYTNVRAQIAGNQELIRTEQDDPDLVELAKAEIEELVVKQTELEQAIRIRLLPKDPNDDKNIFLEIRAGTGGDEAALFVADLFRMYSRYAEMQGWKVEVMSSNPIGIGGFKELIALVSGTQVYSRLKYESGVHRVQRVPDTETQGRIHTSAVTVAIIPEAEEVDLHIEPNELKFDVYRSSGPGGQSVNTTDSAVRVTHLPTGLVVTCQDEKSQHKNKAKALQVLRARLLDKMEQERHDRISEERKSQVGSGDRSERIRTYNFPQGRVTDHRINLTLYRLDQVMAGMLDDIILPIITHYQTEALKSTR, encoded by the coding sequence ATGTTTGACAATCTGCGCGATATTGACGAAAAGCTGGGTGTGCTTGAGCGGCAGCTCGCTGACCCGCAACTGGTGAGCGATCAGCAGCGGTATCGGGAAATCGTCCGTGAACATGCCAACGTGGCCAAGATCGCCGAACTCTATGCCGCTTACACCAATGTCCGCGCTCAGATCGCTGGCAATCAGGAACTGATCCGCACCGAGCAGGACGATCCCGATCTGGTGGAATTGGCCAAGGCCGAGATAGAGGAGCTTGTCGTCAAGCAGACCGAACTGGAACAAGCCATCCGGATCCGTCTGCTGCCCAAGGATCCGAATGACGACAAGAACATCTTTCTTGAAATCAGAGCGGGAACGGGCGGCGACGAGGCGGCGCTGTTTGTGGCTGATCTCTTTCGCATGTACAGCCGCTATGCCGAGATGCAGGGCTGGAAGGTCGAGGTGATGAGTTCCAATCCCATCGGTATCGGCGGCTTTAAGGAACTGATCGCCTTGGTGAGCGGCACCCAGGTCTATTCCCGGTTGAAATACGAATCCGGTGTCCATCGGGTGCAGCGTGTGCCCGATACCGAAACCCAGGGGCGGATCCATACCTCGGCGGTGACCGTGGCCATTATACCCGAAGCGGAAGAGGTCGATCTGCACATTGAACCCAATGAGCTGAAGTTCGATGTCTATCGTTCTTCCGGCCCCGGCGGCCAATCGGTCAACACCACCGATTCCGCTGTCCGCGTGACCCACCTGCCCACCGGCCTGGTGGTCACCTGTCAGGACGAAAAATCCCAACACAAGAACAAGGCCAAGGCGTTGCAAGTCCTGCGAGCCCGTCTGTTGGACAAGATGGAGCAGGAGCGGCACGACCGCATTTCCGAGGAACGGAAAAGCCAGGTGGGTTCGGGCGATCGCAGCGAGCGCATCCGCACCTATAACTTCCCCCAGGGGCGGGTCACCGATCATCGGATCAATCTCACCCTGTACCGTTTGGATCAGGTGATGGCCGGCATGCTGGACGATATCATCCTGCCGATCATTACCCATTATCAAACGGAAGCGCTGAAATCCACCCGCTAG
- the rpmE gene encoding 50S ribosomal protein L31: protein MKPDTHPEYHKIKALCACGNEIELGSVNSEIRVEICSACHPFFTGKQKLVDTAGRIEKFKKKYAGYQGSKKK from the coding sequence ATGAAACCAGATACCCATCCAGAATATCATAAAATCAAGGCACTGTGCGCCTGTGGCAATGAAATCGAGCTTGGTTCGGTGAACAGCGAGATTCGGGTTGAGATCTGTTCCGCCTGCCATCCTTTTTTCACTGGCAAGCAGAAACTGGTGGACACAGCTGGCCGGATTGAGAAATTTAAGAAAAAATATGCCGGCTACCAGGGCAGCAAGAAAAAATAA
- the rho gene encoding transcription termination factor Rho, with the protein MNPTELKNKKIKELVSLAASLNIEGYSNMTKQELIFAILKEQADEDGKLRGSGVLEILQDGFGFLRAPDYNYLPGPDDIYVSPSQIRRLNLRTGDSVEGEVRAPKDNERYFALLKVDTINYELPEAAKNKTAFINLTPLHPDKLINLETTPDNLSMRVLNITAPLGKGQRGLIVAPPRTGKTVLMQKIANSIVTNHKEIILIVLLIDERPEEVTDMKRSVDAEVVSSTFDEPPQRHIQVAEMVIQKAQRLVEHKKDVVILLDSITRLARAYNTVTPASGKILSGGVEANALHRPKRFFGAARNVEEGGSLTILATALIDTGSRMDEVIFEEFKGTGNMEIVLDRKMANRRIYPAIDIQKSGTRKEDLLLPPEDLNRIWILRKLLSSMNPADAMEFLLDKMSQTKTNQEFFASMNR; encoded by the coding sequence ATGAATCCAACCGAGTTGAAGAACAAGAAAATAAAGGAACTTGTCAGCCTTGCTGCATCGCTCAATATCGAGGGGTACAGCAATATGACCAAGCAGGAGCTGATTTTTGCCATCCTCAAAGAGCAGGCCGACGAGGACGGCAAGTTGCGAGGCAGCGGCGTGCTTGAAATCCTCCAGGATGGATTCGGTTTTCTTCGTGCTCCGGACTACAATTATTTGCCCGGTCCGGATGATATCTACGTGTCGCCGTCGCAGATCCGCCGGCTCAACCTGCGAACCGGTGACAGTGTCGAGGGCGAGGTGCGTGCGCCCAAGGACAACGAACGGTATTTCGCCCTGCTCAAGGTGGATACCATCAATTATGAGTTGCCGGAAGCGGCGAAAAATAAAACCGCTTTCATCAACCTGACACCGTTGCATCCCGATAAGTTGATCAATCTGGAGACCACGCCGGACAACCTGTCCATGCGGGTTTTGAACATCACCGCGCCGTTGGGCAAGGGACAACGCGGCCTGATCGTCGCGCCGCCCCGTACCGGCAAGACCGTGCTGATGCAGAAGATCGCCAACTCCATCGTCACCAATCACAAAGAGATTATTTTAATCGTGCTGTTGATCGACGAGCGCCCGGAAGAGGTGACCGACATGAAGCGCAGTGTCGATGCCGAGGTGGTCAGTTCGACCTTCGACGAACCGCCGCAGCGCCATATTCAAGTGGCGGAGATGGTCATCCAGAAGGCCCAGCGGTTGGTCGAGCATAAAAAAGACGTGGTTATCCTGCTCGATTCGATCACCCGGCTGGCCCGCGCCTACAACACGGTAACGCCGGCCTCGGGCAAGATTCTCTCCGGTGGTGTCGAGGCCAATGCCCTGCACCGACCGAAACGGTTTTTCGGCGCGGCACGCAACGTCGAGGAGGGAGGGAGCCTGACCATCCTCGCCACCGCCCTGATCGACACCGGCAGCCGTATGGACGAGGTGATTTTCGAGGAGTTCAAGGGAACGGGCAACATGGAAATCGTGCTGGATCGGAAAATGGCCAACCGCCGCATCTACCCGGCCATCGATATCCAGAAGTCCGGAACCCGCAAGGAAGATCTGCTGCTGCCTCCCGAAGATCTGAACCGGATCTGGATACTCCGCAAACTGCTCTCGTCCATGAATCCCGCCGATGCCATGGAGTTTCTTTTGGACAAGATGAGCCAGACCAAGACCAATCAGGAGTTTTTTGCCTCCATGAATCGCTAG